In candidate division KSB1 bacterium, the genomic stretch GTGCTCCATCGCCTTCATGCGCAATCCGATCGAGCCCCCGATCAACCCGACCCCAACGATCACAATCCGATCAAACTCGCGGCTAATTAGCGCCAGCGGATCGGGCAGAGTTAGCCCGTCTAACTCCACATGTTCCACTGCTTCGGGTTCGCCGATTCCGCTTTTCATCTCGTGATCGGTCAACGCTCGCGATCCTCAGTCTGCGCCCACACCTTACCGAATTTCCGTGATCTTAAGCCCGGCGTTGCCGAGCGCCGTCGCCGCTCGCGATCTGTCCGCCGGTGAATTCAAGGTCAAACAGAACGTCCCCGCCGCCGCATCGTGCATCTTGTCCAGACTGGCGACGGTGATTCTGCACTCCGCCAAAATCTGCGCCGCCTTTTCCAACACCTTTGTGTCTCCGCCAGCCGCCAGCACGATCTCCCGTGACGCCTCCTGCGCCACTTCCGGATTGACCAGTTTGCCGCTGGCCCCCGCCAACTGCTCCAAGTGCTGCTCGAGACTCCCCGTGGCGACAGCTTCACGCAACGTTGCCAACTGCTTCAACAGTTGATCCAGCGCCTGCAAAACCGGTTCGCGATTATCCGCCACATCATGCGCCCATCCGGAAAACTGCATCTGTTGCAGCTCGCCCATCTGCTCCGCCAGCCACGCCCCCATGCTCGCGGAACTGACCGGCATGCCTCGCGCCGGATCCAACACATATTCGACCGCGGCCATCATGGCCAACCGCGGCGCCTGATTGATGTCCGCCAGCATTCGGTCGTGCGCTTGCGGACTCATCGCCACCACGTTCGCTCCCAGCCGCTTCATCGCCTCCTGCAACTGCGAAAACGCATCCAGATCCGGCTTCCCGCGCGGCGTCAGGATGACGGTCTTATGCTCAAAGTAATACTGACTCGATTTCTCCAACTCGATCTGCACGTCCGCATCCCCGGCCAACCGAAAACCGACGTAGCTGACGTCTGTACGTTTCGATTCGGCGAAGACCCGGTTCACGTCACCCTTGACCCGAGTCATCTCCGAGATGATCGTCCCCGGCTCGACGCAGGCCAAAACATCGCACAGTGAAATGCCCAGGGTCGCGGCTTCCCGTGACAAGATGACCAGACCCGCGCCCTTTACGGCCCGGGCAAGCTCCGGGGTTCCGTCGGTCACCACGCGAAGTTTCCAGGCCTGCTGGACTGTCGCATTGTCGGCCACCCCGACGATGCCGCCCTGGTACCCGGTCCGCTTCATGCCCAAGGCGAAACTGCCGACCATGCCGTCCAGGCCTATGAAGCACATGCGATTACATAGTGCCATACCTGCCTACTCCACGGTTGTTCTCAAGCCGAAATTATCCGACCCAAGATGCGCAATTCCCGCGCCACCCATCCCACCGTATCGTAAATATAACAAATCATAAGGAGGAGCGCAAGGGAATCGACCCCATCAGACTCACTGATCCTCGCCAGACCCAAAAGACAAGGCGGACAACTGCCCGCCTTACCGTCAAACTGCCCGCACTATCCCCCCGCCTCAGCCGACCGGTACGTCCGCACCCCGCAGGAGTTCCTTGGCCCGGATGACCTGTTCCCGCTTGGTCAGGGTAACCCAAAGCGTCAGCCCACTTGGCGTTTCCTCGCGATCAATCCGCTCAATTTCGATCCGATTCTGCGTCAGGAGCTGAGCCGCCGTCTGCAACGTGTGGACGTCGTGCCCGCAGGAAATTGAAAACGTCGGCGAAAGATCCTGCTCAGCCTCGACGCTCGCCGGGGCGAGATCCGAACTGCCGGTTCCCACCGCCGAATCGCCGAAACCAGCGCTCAGCGAGCCATAGTCGTCTGAAACCCAGCCGTGGTGCGCGTCGGGTCGTTGTTCCGCGGAGGTCTCCGGCGCCGAAACGGACGGTGCTGAATCCTGAGATTCGTGTGCAGCGGCCAACGTCGAGATCTCACCGCGCCCGGTGCGTTCCGGCTCCACGGCCTGCGCCCGCAGGATATCCTCGACGGTGCGCCGCGTGTTTTCAATCAGCTCATACAACGATTGGACACTGACCCCTTGGCGAACCGGCATCCGCTTGACGACCTTGATCGCGCTCTCGAGCATCTCAACCAACGCTTCCGGCGAAGCCTCCATCGCGGCCGGTGGCAGCGCTGCCAGTCGCGCTCCCGCCGGGTTGGTCAAACTCTTCAGTTCATTTGCCTGACGGTGAGTGCTCGAGGCAATCTCGTGCATCTTGTCCTGCGTCAGCTCACCGATCAGAGCCGCCAGCTGCTGTTGGCAGCCCTCGAGTGCCGCCAAGACGTTGGACTTGTTGTGAAACAAGTTGGACGACCAAATCTCCGAAGCCGACCGTCCCATCGCCGCGAAGTCGCCAAAGAGCTGGTAGCTCTCGGCCACCGTGTCGGTGCCCGTCGCATCCAGCTTGTTCGTGAGGTAGCGCATGAAAGGAATCCGCACCAATTGCGGAAGCTGCACGAATTCCGCCATCTGCCGGTCATGAAGCTGCGGACTCGTCGCGATCACCGTGGCGCCGCAGTGCCGAAACATGTCCGATAACAGGCTAAAGACATTTAGGTCCTCAATCGTGAGCGGCGATAGCGACACCCGTTGGCCGTTGAAGAAATCGGCCGAGGCCCCGTCGAGCGCTTCGCCCCAATCCAACGAGCCGCCCAGGGCTACGCTCACATAGTGGAAATCCGTCCGGTCGAGTTCTCTAACTACCCGCGACACTTCTGTCATGGTTCGCCCATGGCCGCAGATCACCGCACGCGGATCACACGAAATGATGACCTCCCGTAAATTCCACGGAGAGCCGTTCTCCCCCGTTCCCAGCAACAGAATGTCGGAACCGTGGATTCCCTCCAGAAAGCTATCTACGCAGGAGTCCGCGACGCCGCTGCTCACCCACTGCTGGCCGACCTCCGCGCCCGCCACACAGATGACCTCGACCCCCGGTGAATATTGCCGGATGGCCAGGGCGAGGGTTCCCGCCCAGTGATCGGGTCCAATTACGCAAACTCGCGTAAACCTTAGCATTGACTACTCCTTACAGATTTTATTGAACACAGACGATCCGACTATTGCAAATGCAATACCCGTTGCTATGCGACCGGACCACGACATCGGCAGCGCCACCACGAAACATTGAGTCGTCGTGGGCCGAGTTCACGACGGCCGTTGCTTCGCTCGTCAGACGCGGGACGAAAAAAGACGACTGTTTCCAGTCGTCCAATCAGCTTCGCCAGCCCCCGTCGATTCCAGTCGATCTATCTACTTCGCTCGATAGTCCGCCAGGCATGTCTCGAGCGTCGTCCACGGCAAACTCGCGCACTTCACTCGCACAGGAAGCTTCGACACGC encodes the following:
- a CDS encoding prephenate dehydrogenase, translating into MALCNRMCFIGLDGMVGSFALGMKRTGYQGGIVGVADNATVQQAWKLRVVTDGTPELARAVKGAGLVILSREAATLGISLCDVLACVEPGTIISEMTRVKGDVNRVFAESKRTDVSYVGFRLAGDADVQIELEKSSQYYFEHKTVILTPRGKPDLDAFSQLQEAMKRLGANVVAMSPQAHDRMLADINQAPRLAMMAAVEYVLDPARGMPVSSASMGAWLAEQMGELQQMQFSGWAHDVADNREPVLQALDQLLKQLATLREAVATGSLEQHLEQLAGASGKLVNPEVAQEASREIVLAAGGDTKVLEKAAQILAECRITVASLDKMHDAAAGTFCLTLNSPADRSRAATALGNAGLKITEIR
- a CDS encoding prephenate dehydrogenase/arogenate dehydrogenase family protein, producing the protein MLRFTRVCVIGPDHWAGTLALAIRQYSPGVEVICVAGAEVGQQWVSSGVADSCVDSFLEGIHGSDILLLGTGENGSPWNLREVIISCDPRAVICGHGRTMTEVSRVVRELDRTDFHYVSVALGGSLDWGEALDGASADFFNGQRVSLSPLTIEDLNVFSLLSDMFRHCGATVIATSPQLHDRQMAEFVQLPQLVRIPFMRYLTNKLDATGTDTVAESYQLFGDFAAMGRSASEIWSSNLFHNKSNVLAALEGCQQQLAALIGELTQDKMHEIASSTHRQANELKSLTNPAGARLAALPPAAMEASPEALVEMLESAIKVVKRMPVRQGVSVQSLYELIENTRRTVEDILRAQAVEPERTGRGEISTLAAAHESQDSAPSVSAPETSAEQRPDAHHGWVSDDYGSLSAGFGDSAVGTGSSDLAPASVEAEQDLSPTFSISCGHDVHTLQTAAQLLTQNRIEIERIDREETPSGLTLWVTLTKREQVIRAKELLRGADVPVG